CAGAAGCAGATGAACTCTTCCATGAGTCCACGTACGGCAACACGATACAGCACCGCTCGTTCAGCGACACCCAGACCAAAGTCTACGAGCAGCCCACAAAGACCCAGGCAGCAGGGATTCCGGTCCTCATTCCAACGTTCCCTTCGATCTGGCTCAGGAAATCCTCCAACTCTTTCGCGAATGCGGTGACGATCTTCGTGGGCCTGTCGATGGCGAGCCTCGATCGTCTACGATGGAGAGATCACGACTTCTCGTGTGTAAAGAAGACGATATCCCTCGCTGTACGACTCAAAAAGGGCGTGTTCGCGGCCGGCACGTTGCATGTCGCGAGCGTGCTGGCCAGTGGGTGCGACGGCGATCGCCAGCTTGAGGTCGGACCGATGACCTCGTCGAGAAGGCACAGCTTGGAGCCGATGACCGCTACAGCGGACCCAGGCGACGACCAGGTACAGATCGACTCGCCGAACGGAAGGTCATCTACGACACAGATAATCGGTTCCGGACGAATATCAACGTCGTCCTCCGAACGTGAGAGCAAGGGCAGCGTCATCCTTTTCCAGAGCTACTTTGTCGAGCAAGCAGCTGAACGAACGCTCAACCTGTCGAGACCACACGCGAGAAGAGAGTGGGGAACCCAAAGGGAAGGGACTGGGATGGGCGCCTAGATTCCGAAACGTCGACCGATCAGGTAGCTTTCGTCGGGCCCCCGGTGATGTGTGGCCACCGGATGATGAAATTCCGGAGTGGACTGATAGAGGTTCTCAGGATATTCGAGATAGTGTCACTACCAATTTACTAACTCTTCAAGATAGCTCTGCACAAGCATTCGTATTCTATCAGACCCACACTCACAGAAACGCCGGGTCGACATCGTTGAGACGGCCGGTCGACTCGAAGAAATTTCGGAAGTCGCGGTAGAGACCTGTACACTTCCCGTCAGTATCGTATCGGAGTGTGTGGAAGTCGCCGACGACCGCACAGTACCGCTTGGCCCGGGTGAGTGCAACGTTAAGCCGGCGCGGCCCATCATCGGGCCGGCCGAGGAAGCCGATGTCCCCTTCGGCGTTGCTCCGAACCAGCGAGATGACGACTGCGGTCTTCTCGCTTCCCTGGAAGGAATCGATAGTGTCGACCGTGATCGCGTTGGCGCAGTTGATCTGCTCGTTGAGGAGGTCACGGAGCAACCAAGCGTGCGCCGCGTACGGCGTAATAACGCCGACTTCCTCGGGCGGAACAGCCTTGAGAATGTCTTGGACAAGGTGGACGACAAGGTGCGCCTCGGCTTCGTTAGCCCGGGAATGGTCGATTACGTCGACCGTGCCACCGATGTCATACCCTTCGATTGCTGGCTTGTCCTCAAGTGGCTTGACGACTCGGCCAGTGCGGAGAGACCTGTCGTAGAACTGGCGATTGGAAAAGTAGGCGATATCGGGGTGCATCCGATATTGCGTTTTCAGTTGGAGACCCACTCCCTCGTAGACGCCACCGTCAGCGTAGACATGCTCGAACAGCGAGAGTCCATAGCTTGAGACGGGCGGATCTTCCGTCGCACTGAACGGTGGGAGTTGCCGGTGATCACCCGCAAGGACAGCCCGGTCGACACGGGCAAGTGGAATACACGAGGCGGTACAGGTTGCCTGCGTCGCTTCGTCGAGGACCAGGAGGGTGAACTCGCGGGCGAGCGTGGCGGCACTGCTGTTGGTCGCGGCGACGACCTCGGCTCTTTCGGTGACATCGTGGTACTGCGTCCGGACGATGTCGTGTGCTGACCGTTCGGCGTTCACACGGTCAAGCGTGAACTCAGCAGTGCCGTGCTGGCCATAAGCGTGAAGTGAGCCAGCGTCGGGGTTACCTGGCGTTGAGTTGCCGACAACCAGGTTGTCCAGCGCTTGGTTGGAATCTGCACAGACAAGAACATCTTCGCCGGCGGCAACGGCCCGACGGATAATCTCGACGAGCGTTCGGGTCTTGCCCGTCCCTGGGGGGCCGTGAATACAGAACAGGTCATCGGCGAGGAGGGCGTATTCGACAGCCAGTTGTTGCTCTTGGTTCAATTCGTCGTCAAAGGACGCGCTCATTGCGGCGGCTTCATTCGAGAACGTGAGTGGACGATCGCCGACGAGGACCTCACGAAACGGATCGTCTTGTAGGTCGTCGATGGCCGCGAACTCGCGGTTAAACGGGACTGGATTCAGGAGCTCTGAACACCCGACTGTGTGGTCGCCCTCCAGATACGCGCTTACCATCGCCGTGTCGTCGATGCTTCCCCACTTGATAGTCAGCCAGATGGTCAGGCCGCGGATGCGTGCAACCTCTGCAGGGACCGGGAAAGGATCAGGAGCGTCCTCGCTGTCGGCATGGATCAGGACCTCGTTATCCTGGTAGATATCGAACTCGCTCTCGATAAAGTATGCCCAGTCACCGTCGCGACGGTCTTCTAGTTCCGGATCAAGCGTAACTCGGAAGCGGTATTCCCCATCGTCGACGCCACGGCAGGTCAGTTCGGGGATGGCGGATCCACCTTGTTCGTACAGCGCTCGTGCTGAGTGGTTGCGGGCCCGCGTCTCATGACTTGCCCGCGTTGCCGCACGCTCGTTGGTGATGTAATCTCGGAACTCTGTGAGCAAGTCGGTATTTGCCACGGGATGTCGAGGATCCTCGTGATCGTCAATCGGCGCGTCGTAGCCTGGTGGGTATGTCTCCGGAAGATAATCGGAGTGCCAGAATCGGATCCGATCAGCGAGTTGAGTGGCGCCAAATTCGTCAGCAGCAATTGGTTCAATATCGCCGTCCTGTTCGACAATGAAAATCTCACCACGCACTTCGTGGTCAGTATAGGCGACGAACTCTCCGGTCGGCGTCGCCGTGTCGAGGCTGTGTAACGGAATACACGTCCACTCGCGGTCAGGATGGCTGAGCTCGTCGTGGTGGCTGGCGAACGTAGCGATCGGACGAACAGGGATTTGCCTGCCGGATGGTGAAAGGGTCGCCTCAGAGGCAGTGTGGAGCGAAGCATCAGCGAGAGAGAACTGGTTGACGGCATACTCAAACAGCAGAGACATTATTCGATCCTGCTCGGGCGATACTAATAATACTTCGTGGTTATCAAGCGAAAGTGATAGAACAGCGTTCTCTGAGAGCTCAGAGAAACAAACAAGTAACGTAAATGAATAGTACACTTGTGTCCGACGACGATGACATTCCCACGATCGAGTTAGGTCCGGACGATCATTTCGAGAACAACAAGCCGTATCAGTGGCGTTACGAGGACAAATTCGGCGAGACATATCTCACGTTGCTATTCGAGAACTATCCGGAAGAGACCATCCGCGAAGCCCTCGGCAAAGAGTACAAACAAAAGCGTCACAGTATAACCGACTTGGTCAAGCGTGAGACAATAAAGATATGACCGACTTGAGTAGCCTAAAAGAAAAGCTGACACCCAAAGGGCAGGATCTGTTGGAGGTCACTATCGACCGGAAGGGCAAGGAGTGGGTGGCAGAACATGAGGACCTCATTCTGGCTCAAGCGAAAAAAGTGGGCCATAGAGTAGAAAATACTATGCGATTCACTGAAGAACAAGGGAAGCTGTATCAGCGTATCATTGATTACCTCTCGCCGCCAGACGGAACTGCTACCTCTACCGCCGAGTTAGAGAAAGAACTGGATTGGGAGCGGGAAGATATCCACGGGGCAGTGATGGATCTAATCGCCTTTGACGAGTTAGAATTGGTTAATACGAGCCAGTACGCCCGAGTTCGCCTCCGTCAGCCTACACCTTCAGAGCAACTCACACTTGAAGATATGACCGAATATGTCTGGCATGCGTATATCATCGAGCAAAAAATTGGAAAAACACGAGCACGGCGGTTATTCACCAGTAAGGAAGCGGGCGAAGCCCATCTCAAGCAAATCGCGAATGTTGATGAACTAACAGCAGTTCCAAACGTATCGCATGTCTGGTGCGCTTCGATTGGCAGTAAGGGGTACACACCAGAGTACGCTGTCCTGCGAAAAGATCCTATTTTCAGGCAAGCTGATGACCCGTATCCAGATGTATAATAGGGCCACTGTATACGCTGACAACTACCGGTCAATATTCGGAGACTCGGCTCGGTTGTCAGAGATTGGTGGGGGCTGAGCGGGACGTGGGCTTACGACCAAAGAGGGGACTCAATTCGGGGCTGTAAGGCCGCTGAGAGGCGCAACGTCCGCAAAGCAAAGGTAGAGTTGAGGGAAGATCCTTGCAAAACCCCCGATAGCAAGCGCCTAACAAACATATTTCCACTGATACGATAATCCAAGCGGCACTGTCTAGTTCAGCACCTCCTCAGCTGGAGTCGAGCCACCCAACGCGTGGTTCGGTCGATTGCGGTTGTAGTAGTGTCTAAAGCGTCTCAGCCAGCGTTTCGCGCTTGATTGACTGCTCCGCCAGAACGAGTGTCACAAGCGGCGTGCAAGACTTAGAGGATGCAGTCATCACTCACCTGGCCGCCTGAACGTGTAGCTTACCGTATCTGTGTCAACTATGAGGGTGCCGGCGTCGTGATCCACGACAACCGCAACGGTGTCATCGTGCGTGAAATCGTGCAATGGCATCCCAGTCTGGAGCGTCCCATCGCGCGACAATTCGACACGTGCAGAGCCGAAGTCGATGTGAATCCGAGTATCAGTCGCCGTTACATCACCTGCGCGACCGAATCGACGTAGTTCATCAATCAGTGTCTCCCATTCGTTGAGTTGCACTCGTGGTGTCATCCGTCGTTCAGTCATGATGCCGCGTTCAGGAAAGTCTTGATACAAAATCTAGGCCGCCGAAGTAACGCGGAGAACTACGAACGATCCACCAACTGGTAAAACACTCGTGCAACATTTAGAGGATCAAGTCAGCAATCGGTCTTTGCTTGTTGCACACCGGAAATATAAAGTACGAATTCGGTTGGTCGCCTCTGTGTCCACCATTGTTGGCTCACAAACACAGATATGTCGAGTGATTGAGCAGATGCGACTGCCTACAAGATGAGGGGAGACCTGGCGTCTTGCGTAGCGAAGATCGACTTATTCCGAATCCTCCCCGGCGTGCTGATTGGTCTGATTTTGGTGGGCCAGATAGCCACCGCCGCCGAGTCCAGCGAGAGCAGTGAGGACACCGAAGCCGGGACCGAATCCACTGCCCCCGGCGGTCTCATCGTCGCCGTCAGGTCCTGAATCCGTATCTTGTTGTGATGGCTCGGCAGTGCTGATAGACTGACCAGGATGAGACTGACCGTGATGGCCCAGCGTTCCGAGCATCACGCGTGACCCTTCGCTTGAGCCCGAAACGCCTGCATCCACCGCGTAGAGGTTGCCATCTCGACTCCCAACGAAGACGGTCCCGTCCACCACCGTCGGCGACGAGTACACCCAGTCGCCCGTCTCGAATGCCCACTCTTGCTCGCCCGTGCTCGCATCCACCGCGTGGAGGGCATCCACGTAGGGGTTGTCGTTGTCACTCCCGACGAAGACAGTGCCGTCTACCACTGTCGGCGACGAGTCCCCCCTCTTTTCCATCTCGAATTCCCACTGTTGCTCGCCGCTTGCCGCATCCACCGCGTAGAGGTCGTCGGAACTCCCGACGAAGACAGTGCCGTCTACCACTGTCGGCGACGAGTCCACATAGCTGCCCGTCTCGAAGGCCCACTCTTGCTCGCCCGTGGTCGCATCCACCGCGTAGAGGTTGCCATCTCGACTCCCGACGAAGACGGTCCCGTCCACCACCGTCGGCGACGAGTCCACGTAGTCACCCGTCTCGAAGGCCCACTCTTGCTCGCCCGTGGTCGCATCCACCGCGTAGAGGTTGTAGTCGAAACTCCCGACGTAGACAGTGCCGTCCACCACCGTCGGCGACGAGTCCACCTCGCCCGTCTCGAAGGCCCACTGTTGCTCACCGCTTGCCGCATCCACCGCGTAGAGGTTGCCGTCCCAACCCCCGACGAAGACGGTGCCGTCCACCACCGTCGGCGACGAGTGCACGCGGTCGCCCGTCTCGAAGGCCCACTGTTGCTCGCCCGTGGCCGCATCCACCGCGTAGAGGTTGCCGTCCCAACCCCCGACGAAGACGGTGCCGTCCACCACCGTCGGTGACGAGGTCACGTTGCTGCCCGTCTGGAAGGCCCACTGTTGCTCGCCCGTTGCCGCATCCACCGCGTAGAGGTTGGTGTCGTTACTCCCGACGAAGACGGTCCCGTCCACCACCGTCGGCGACGAGTTCACCATATCACCTGTCTCGAAGGCCCACTGTTGCTCGCCAGCCGCAGCCCGCACGCCAGTAGTTGTCGTCGTAAGAGCAAGGCTACTGGCCCCCAGTGCTGCCCCAGACTTCAGCACGTCACGTCGGTTCCAGTTGTCCATAGGGGACGCGACACGCGGACACAACGAAAAGTCTGCGGTTTTTCGAGATTAGGGTATTCAGGCAATCTCATGGTCCCTACAATGACGTGCTTGACCCTGAGAAGATACTATCTGGGCGAATGTCTAAACAGACACTGGACAAGTATGATGAACTTGCGCCCTCTATTCAGCAGCTTCGGCCGCACCTATTTGAACCCTGTCAGTAACCACGTGACCAACTCAGGGAGATAGTTCAGCAGAGAAGTGACGACAGTAGTTATCCTCAGGATCGTACTCGCGCGATTTTTCCGTCTCGTAGCCACGCCTCGTATCGGTCCATGAGTCCACGTGGGTCCCGCAGGCGGAGCAACGTGTGCGGGAAGTGGCCCGGAAGCATCACGTCGAGAGTGGAGAGCGGTTCGTCGTCGAGACCGCCGTTCTCGCGGCGTGGCTGGACCAGCGTCTCACACCCTTTTCCGAATGCGGGCGCGTGGCCTGCCTGGTGGACGCGCAGCACCCGTGGCGCGTTCGGGCACACGTACACCTCGTTTTCGAGCGTGTAGCCTCGGAGACAACGTGTTTTCAGCCACACGTGCAGCCCGCGGACGAACGCCCCTGAATCGATAGCTCTGTCGGGCCCCCCGCTAGGGCCGTGGTGGGCGTCGAAGGCCTTGATGTACTGGTACCAGTCGAGTTCGTACTCGATGAGTGCGGGGTCATCGTGCTCCTCAGTTCCGGGTCCGTCTCTAGCTACTTGGATCGACGAGATGGTCCAATGCCACAGTGACAGCACGGCGATGGCGAGGCCACCGGAGAGAAAGACACCGATAGCCTGACATACGTCTCTGAACACAGAGCGGAGGGCGTTTCTCTTGAATGGGGGAGGCATGGTTCTGCATTCACCGTGGATATAATAGGCTTTGTGGCAACCGACCAGAAGAGATATCAGCCTCAGATTCTCATCCTCGATTGTGCGGGTCGTCCTGTTCACGAGTGCGGAACCGCTCTATCTTCCCCGGTACCTCCAGCCGCTCTTCGAGGCCCACGCTGACACTATCGACCAGGTTGTCATCGCCCCCTTCAACGCCTCCCCGGCTGAGCAGCTACGCTCGCAGGCAGGTATGTACGGTGCCCGCGCGGGCATCCGGATGGCGCTCCGCTACGGACGGAGTCGGGCGCTTGACGCGTTACCCGGGCAGGTCGCCCGGCGGGCCACCGGTCGGTATCACTCGGTTCCGGCGGTCGCGCGAGCCTATGGCGTCCCAGTTGAGCGAATCCCCGACGTGAGTGACCCGACGTTCGTCGAGCGTATGGAGGACCTCGCACCGGACCTTCTGCTCTCGATTGTGGCGGGCCAGCGGCTTCCCGGGCCGGTGCTAGAGAGCGCCGACGACGCGGTAAACCTCCATGGGTCGCTATTGCCGAAGTACCGCGGCCGGGCGACCGTCTTTTGGCCGCTGTTCTACGGCGACGATCGAACGGGTATCACAGCACATCGTATGACTGAGCACTTCGACGCAGGCCCAATTCTCGCCCAGCGGGCTTTCCCCTCGACGACGCCGACACCGTCGATTCGGTGTACCGCAAACTCGCCGAGGCGGGCGCCTCACTTGCGGTCGAGTTGCTTGCCGCCTATCCCAAATTGCCAGCCGAGCGGCCCAACGAGACGATTCCAGCAGGCTATCACGGGCTTCCGGGCCCCAAGGAGCGACGGCTCTTCTACGAGCGCGGCAACGCGTTTCTTTAATGGGATCTCTATGACCGATACGCGCATTGTATTCAGCAGGACTGCTGAAACCTATCACCGATTGGGGGCTTCAACAAGGCCAACGGTGTCGAGACGAAAGTCCGCTCGCTAGTCATTGCTGACCATGACTTCGCTGGCCTTGATCACGGCAACGACCTCATCGCCGGGTTCGATATCGTCGGCGATCTGCACCGGAAAGAAATCACCGGATACGATCACACGCCTTCGTGCGGTCGACCCGGGGCAGACGTACAACAATTACTGGGAGGACTACAGCGCGCGGTCGAAGGTGTCTTCGCCGAGTGTTCCAAGAAGGTCTGAATGGTCAATGTGGTCAGTCCGCTCTTCGTACATCTTCCCGAGTTCGAAGAGTTTCTGATCATCGAAGGCACGACCGGTGAACAACAGCCCCGTCGGGACGCCGTTGTCGTCGAATCCGTTCGGGATTCCAAGACCAGGAAGCCCACAAAGGTTCGTCATTCCACTGATGGCCCACGGTGCCGAAACGAGGGCGTCGTAGGGTTCAAGCACCTCGTCAATCTCCTCCTGGATACGCTTTCGAATGCGCAGAGCGGTGATGTAGTCTTTGGCGAGAATCGAATCAAAGGCGTAGCCGCCTATGCTGCCTTCGGGGTCGGTCAACTCCTGTACGTCGCCAGACGTGATCAAGTCGTTGAATATCGACCCTGCCTCCGCGGAGATCATCGTCGAAGCTGCCGTCCCAGCGGGTAAATCTGGGATATCGATCTCAGTCAGTTCGGCGAACTCTGACAGGACGTCGAGGGATTGCTGTAGGTTCTCGTCGTCCGGATCGGTGTCGAGAACTGCCAGTTGTGGCGGATCCGAGAGGCTTACCTCCTCGATAAGGT
Above is a window of Halapricum desulfuricans DNA encoding:
- a CDS encoding AAA domain-containing protein — protein: MSLLFEYAVNQFSLADASLHTASEATLSPSGRQIPVRPIATFASHHDELSHPDREWTCIPLHSLDTATPTGEFVAYTDHEVRGEIFIVEQDGDIEPIAADEFGATQLADRIRFWHSDYLPETYPPGYDAPIDDHEDPRHPVANTDLLTEFRDYITNERAATRASHETRARNHSARALYEQGGSAIPELTCRGVDDGEYRFRVTLDPELEDRRDGDWAYFIESEFDIYQDNEVLIHADSEDAPDPFPVPAEVARIRGLTIWLTIKWGSIDDTAMVSAYLEGDHTVGCSELLNPVPFNREFAAIDDLQDDPFREVLVGDRPLTFSNEAAAMSASFDDELNQEQQLAVEYALLADDLFCIHGPPGTGKTRTLVEIIRRAVAAGEDVLVCADSNQALDNLVVGNSTPGNPDAGSLHAYGQHGTAEFTLDRVNAERSAHDIVRTQYHDVTERAEVVAATNSSAATLAREFTLLVLDEATQATCTASCIPLARVDRAVLAGDHRQLPPFSATEDPPVSSYGLSLFEHVYADGGVYEGVGLQLKTQYRMHPDIAYFSNRQFYDRSLRTGRVVKPLEDKPAIEGYDIGGTVDVIDHSRANEAEAHLVVHLVQDILKAVPPEEVGVITPYAAHAWLLRDLLNEQINCANAITVDTIDSFQGSEKTAVVISLVRSNAEGDIGFLGRPDDGPRRLNVALTRAKRYCAVVGDFHTLRYDTDGKCTGLYRDFRNFFESTGRLNDVDPAFL
- a CDS encoding PQQ-binding-like beta-propeller repeat protein, whose protein sequence is MDNWNRRDVLKSGAALGASSLALTTTTTGVRAAAGEQQWAFETGDMVNSSPTVVDGTVFVGSNDTNLYAVDAATGEQQWAFQTGSNVTSSPTVVDGTVFVGGWDGNLYAVDAATGEQQWAFETGDRVHSSPTVVDGTVFVGGWDGNLYAVDAASGEQQWAFETGEVDSSPTVVDGTVYVGSFDYNLYAVDATTGEQEWAFETGDYVDSSPTVVDGTVFVGSRDGNLYAVDATTGEQEWAFETGSYVDSSPTVVDGTVFVGSSDDLYAVDAASGEQQWEFEMEKRGDSSPTVVDGTVFVGSDNDNPYVDALHAVDASTGEQEWAFETGDWVYSSPTVVDGTVFVGSRDGNLYAVDAGVSGSSEGSRVMLGTLGHHGQSHPGQSISTAEPSQQDTDSGPDGDDETAGGSGFGPGFGVLTALAGLGGGGYLAHQNQTNQHAGEDSE